A DNA window from Jaculus jaculus isolate mJacJac1 chromosome 1, mJacJac1.mat.Y.cur, whole genome shotgun sequence contains the following coding sequences:
- the LOC101604726 gene encoding histone H3.3A, with translation MARTKQTARKSTGGKAPRKQLATKAARKSAPSTGGVKKPHRYRPGTVALREIRRYQKSTELLIRKLPFQRLVREIAQDFKTDLRFQSAAIGALQEASEAYLVGLFEDTNLCAIHAKRVTIMPKDIQLARRIRGERA, from the exons ATGGCTCGTACAAAGCAGACTGCCCGCAAATCCACTGGTGGTAAAGCACCCAGGAAACAACTGGCTACAAAAGCGGCTCGCAAGAGTGCGCCCTCTACTGGAGGGGTGAAGAAACCTCATCGTTACAG GCCTGGTACTGTGGCACTCCGTGAAATTAGACGCTATCAGAAGTCCACTGAACTTCTGATTCGCAAACTGCCCTTCCAGCGTCTGGTGCGAGAAATTGCTCAGGACTTCAAAACAGATCTGCGCTTTCAAAGTGCAGCTATTGGTGCTTTGCAG GAGGCAAGTGAGGCCTATCTGGTTGGCCTTTTTGAAGATACCAACCTGTGTGCTATCCATGCCAAACGTGTAACAATTATGCCAAAAGATATCCAGCTAGCACGCCGCATACGTGGAGAGCGTGCTTAA